From the Homo sapiens chromosome 1, GRCh38.p14 Primary Assembly genome, one window contains:
- the KLF17 gene encoding Krueppel-like factor 17 isoform X1, with product MSSSSGSSGVHTSWNQGLPSIQHFPHSAEMLGSPLVSVEAPGQNVNEGGPQFSMPLPERGMSYCPQATLTPSRMIYCQRMSPPQQEMTIFSGPQLMPVGEPNIPRVARPFGGNLRMPPNGLPVSASTGIPIMSHTGNPPVPYPGLSTVPSDETLLGPTVPSTEAQAVLPSMAQMLPPQDAHDLGMPPAESQSLLVLGSQDSLVSQPDSQEGPFLPEQPGPAPQTVEKNSRPQEGTGRRGSSEARPYCCNYENCGKAYTKRSHLVSHQRKHTGERPYSCNWESCSWSFFRSDELRRHMRVHTRYRPYKCDQCSREFMRSDHLKQHQKTHRPGPSDPQANNNNGEQDSPPAAGP from the exons ATGTCTTCATCTTCTGGAAGCTCTGGAGTGCACACCTCTTGGAACCAAGGCCTACCAAGCATTCAGCACTTTCCTCACAGCGCAGAGATGCTGGGGTCCCCTTTGGTGTCTGTTGAGGCGCCGGGGCAGAATGTGAATGAAGGGGGGCCACAGTTCAGTATGCCACTGCCTGAGCGTGGTATGAGCTACTGCCCCCAAGCGACTCTCACTCCTTCCCGGATGATTTACTGTCAGAGAATGTCTCCCCCTCAGCAAGAGATGACGATTTTCAGTGGGCCCCAACTAATGCCCGTAGGAGAGCCCAATATTCCAAGGGTAGCCAGGCCCTTCGGTGGGAATCTAAGGATGCCCCCCAATGGGCTGCCAGTCTCGGCTTCCACTGGAATCCCAATAATGTCCCACACTGGGAACCCTCCAGTGCCTTACCCTGGCCTCTCGACAGTACCTTCTGACGAAACATTGTTGGGCCCGACTGTGCCTTCCACTGAGGCCCAGGCAGTGCTCCCCTCCATGGCTCAGATGTTGCCCCCGCAAGATGCCCATGACCTTGGGATGCCCCCAGCTGAGTCCCAGTCATTGCTGGTTTTAGGATCTCAGGACTCTCTTGTCAGTCAGCCAGACTCTCAAGAAGGCCCATTTCTACCAGAGCAGCCCGGACCTGCTCCACAGACAGTAGAGAAGAACTCCAGGCCTCAGGAAGGGACTGGTAGAAGGGGCTCCTCAGAGGCAAGGCCTTACTGCTGCAACTACGAGAACTGCGGAAAAGCTTATACCAAACGCTCCCACCTCGTGAGCCACCAGCGCAAGCACACAG GTGAGAGGCCATATTCTTGCAACTGGGAAAGTTGTTCATGGTCTTTCTTCCGTTCTGATGAGCTTAGACGACATATGCGGGTACACACCAGATATCGACCATATAAATGTGATCAGTGCAGCCGGGAGTTCATGAGGTCTGACCATCTCAAGCAACACCAGAAGACTCATCGGCCGGGACCCTCAGACCCACAGGCCAACAACAACAATGGAGAGCAGGACAGTCCTCCTGCTGCTGGTCCTTAG
- the KLF17 gene encoding Krueppel-like factor 17 encodes MYGRPQAEMEQEAGELSRWQAAHQAAQDNENSAPILNMSSSSGSSGVHTSWNQGLPSIQHFPHSAEMLGSPLVSVEAPGQNVNEGGPQFSMPLPERGMSYCPQATLTPSRMIYCQRMSPPQQEMTIFSGPQLMPVGEPNIPRVARPFGGNLRMPPNGLPVSASTGIPIMSHTGNPPVPYPGLSTVPSDETLLGPTVPSTEAQAVLPSMAQMLPPQDAHDLGMPPAESQSLLVLGSQDSLVSQPDSQEGPFLPEQPGPAPQTVEKNSRPQEGTGRRGSSEARPYCCNYENCGKAYTKRSHLVSHQRKHTGERPYSCNWESCSWSFFRSDELRRHMRVHTRYRPYKCDQCSREFMRSDHLKQHQKTHRPGPSDPQANNNNGEQDSPPAAGP; translated from the exons GATAACGAGAACTCAGCGCCCATCTTGAACATGTCTTCATCTTCTGGAAGCTCTGGAGTGCACACCTCTTGGAACCAAGGCCTACCAAGCATTCAGCACTTTCCTCACAGCGCAGAGATGCTGGGGTCCCCTTTGGTGTCTGTTGAGGCGCCGGGGCAGAATGTGAATGAAGGGGGGCCACAGTTCAGTATGCCACTGCCTGAGCGTGGTATGAGCTACTGCCCCCAAGCGACTCTCACTCCTTCCCGGATGATTTACTGTCAGAGAATGTCTCCCCCTCAGCAAGAGATGACGATTTTCAGTGGGCCCCAACTAATGCCCGTAGGAGAGCCCAATATTCCAAGGGTAGCCAGGCCCTTCGGTGGGAATCTAAGGATGCCCCCCAATGGGCTGCCAGTCTCGGCTTCCACTGGAATCCCAATAATGTCCCACACTGGGAACCCTCCAGTGCCTTACCCTGGCCTCTCGACAGTACCTTCTGACGAAACATTGTTGGGCCCGACTGTGCCTTCCACTGAGGCCCAGGCAGTGCTCCCCTCCATGGCTCAGATGTTGCCCCCGCAAGATGCCCATGACCTTGGGATGCCCCCAGCTGAGTCCCAGTCATTGCTGGTTTTAGGATCTCAGGACTCTCTTGTCAGTCAGCCAGACTCTCAAGAAGGCCCATTTCTACCAGAGCAGCCCGGACCTGCTCCACAGACAGTAGAGAAGAACTCCAGGCCTCAGGAAGGGACTGGTAGAAGGGGCTCCTCAGAGGCAAGGCCTTACTGCTGCAACTACGAGAACTGCGGAAAAGCTTATACCAAACGCTCCCACCTCGTGAGCCACCAGCGCAAGCACACAG GTGAGAGGCCATATTCTTGCAACTGGGAAAGTTGTTCATGGTCTTTCTTCCGTTCTGATGAGCTTAGACGACATATGCGGGTACACACCAGATATCGACCATATAAATGTGATCAGTGCAGCCGGGAGTTCATGAGGTCTGACCATCTCAAGCAACACCAGAAGACTCATCGGCCGGGACCCTCAGACCCACAGGCCAACAACAACAATGGAGAGCAGGACAGTCCTCCTGCTGCTGGTCCTTAG